Within the bacterium genome, the region GCAGTTACATTTGACGGGTTACTGTATATATACGTTATCTCTCAGCTGTTCAAGCATTATCCGTCAGCTCATTGAAGCAACCGCATCGCATCAAACTTGACTTTGGGCCTGAAGTTCCTGCTACACTTTCTTGTTGATCGATTTTTTCCTGTTATAGTTCGATGTTGGTGTTTGGGAGGCGCAGTAACATGCATCCTTCAGAAGGACCTTTGTTACTGAATCATTCGAGTTGAACCCCAAACCTATGGCCAGCATGGAGTATGTGATGGCGAAGGCTTTTCTCGAAATAACGTTGCAGCATCTGGACGATGCCGCAAAGAAGGTCGATCTGGACCCAAACTGCTACGTGCTGATGAGACAGCCGGAGCGCGAGCTCACGGTTGCGGTACCGGTGAGGAGGGATGACGGGCACGTAGAGGTCTTCACCGGGTATCGAGTTCAACACTCCAGCTCAAGGGGCCCTTGTAAAGGTGGGGTCAGGTATCATCCTGATGTGACTCTGGACGAGGTCAAGGCGCTGGCCATGTTGATGACCTGGAAGTGCGCAGTCGTCAATATCCCTTACGGCGGGTCCAAGGGCGCTGTTCGATGTGACCCGACGAAGATGTCGCTAAGGGAGCTGGTTCGTCTGACGAGGCGCTACACGGTGATGATTATGCCAATCATCGGTCGGCAGAAGGACATTCCGGCGCCCGACGTCGGGACGAGCGAGGACACGATGGGGTGGATGATGGACACTGTCAGCATGTTCCAGGGCCAGACGGTTCTGGACATGGTTACCGGCAAACCCGTTAGCCTCGGCGGATCGCTTGGCAGGCGCGACGCCACTGGTCGAGGCGTCATGATCTCCACGCTGGAGCTTCTCAAGAGGTTCAAGCGAAGCCTCTCGACAACAACCGTGGCCGTGCAGGGGTTTGGGAATGTTGGCTCGGTGGCGGCAGACCTTCTGGCCGAGAAGGGATGCAAAGTTGTTGCTGTTAGCGACGTGACCGGAGCATATTACAATCCCAAGGGCCTAGACATAAAGGAGATGATCGAGCACGCCAACAAACACACATTCAAGCTCATCGAAGGGTACAAAAGCGAGGGGACAAGCAGTATTTCCAACGAGGAACTGCTCAATCTCGATGTCGATGTGCTTCTGCCCTGCGCCTTGGAGAGACAGATAGTCGAGAGGAACGTAGCGGACGTGAAGGCCAAGTTCATAGTTGAGGGCGCAAACGGCCCTGTTAGCGGGGATGCCGAAAAAATACTACGGGAGAAAGGGACCATTGTAGTTCCGGACATTCTTGCCAATAGCGGCGGCGTCATAGTCTCTTACTTCGAGTGGGTGCAGGATATTCAGGTCTTCTTCTGGGACCTAGACCAGATCAACTATCACCTCAAGCGACTGATGGTTGGGGCCTTCAACGACGTTTGGGAGCTTGCGCAGAAGGAGAAGGTGGATATGAGGATGGCCGCCTACATGATCGCCATCAAGAGAGTTGCTAACGCCATACACCAGAGGCGCATCTTCCCCTAGGGATAGCTCTCCGGGAGGGCCGACGACTACATTCTATCCATCTATTTAGCACGTATTCTATCTATCTGATTCTCAAGGATTTCCCGAATCAATCGAATGGTTCTGGCGTCGCTCAAGAGCTGGCCTCCTGTCATCTTTCTCACATCCCTTGTGTCGAACGTGCATGTCTGAACTCCTTTTTTGTGCACGTATGTGAAGTCTATCCCAGGTGCGCCGAAGACCAGCGAGAGCATCGTTGATTTCATATCCCCCAGAGGCATTCTGTCGATGCTGCTTAGGACAAAGCTCGCCGTTACCGTGGTGCCCCTGCCGGGAACCGACTCTACCTCAAGGCCCCCTCCTGTCTCTTTGGCTGCCTGGGAGATAAGCGCAAGTCCCAGACCGACCTCTTTGTCCTGCTTCGTCGTCATAAACGGGTCAGTAACCTTGCCCAGCATCTCGCTGTCCATTGCTTTGCCGTTGTCGATGATCTCGATAGTCATCAGGTCCCTCTCGAGGTCCTCCGTGACGTGTATCTCGATCCGTGTTGCCCCAGCCGCCACAGAGTTCTGAACAATGTCAAGCACATGAATCGAGAGTTCAAGCATCAGCAGAGTCTCAGCTAATGAGCCTCCTACCTGAGATACCCTTAAGGGCCATCTTGAGCTCAGAAATGGTCGGGGCCTCGACCTCAAATGTAGTAGTCATCCGGCCTATGTCATCCGGATAATGGGCGTCCGAGTCATAAGCCACCGGAAAGTCAATGGAACAGCCAAACCTCTTGGCAACCTGGAGAAGCGAGACGTCACTCGTTATCTCGACCGCATCGATCGCCAGGTTCTCAGGTATGAAGCCTAGCTGATACAGCAGGCCGAAACGTTCCCTTTGTATGTGTGCTGCGATACACAAGCCGCCCAAAGCATGAATGGACGAGGCAACGCGATCAACGGCCAGGTTCGTAGCCCCTATCAGCAGCCTCTTGTTCTCCTCAATCACATAGTCGTCCTTGTCAACGACATACTGATACCCGAACAACTTCTCATCGTTCTTGCCGGGCGTTAGATGCTCATAAACGATCTCCTGAATAGCCAGTGCGGATTGGCAGCTGTCGAACAGCCCAAGCAGATGAACCTCCTCCTCCGTGGTTATCTCAATGCCTGGCAGCACAGATAGCGGCAGAGCTTCGGCAGCAGCGATCGTTGCCTCAACGTTTTGGGTGGAATTGTGATCAGTGATGGCGATCAGTCCGA harbors:
- a CDS encoding Glu/Leu/Phe/Val dehydrogenase; translated protein: MAKAFLEITLQHLDDAAKKVDLDPNCYVLMRQPERELTVAVPVRRDDGHVEVFTGYRVQHSSSRGPCKGGVRYHPDVTLDEVKALAMLMTWKCAVVNIPYGGSKGAVRCDPTKMSLRELVRLTRRYTVMIMPIIGRQKDIPAPDVGTSEDTMGWMMDTVSMFQGQTVLDMVTGKPVSLGGSLGRRDATGRGVMISTLELLKRFKRSLSTTTVAVQGFGNVGSVAADLLAEKGCKVVAVSDVTGAYYNPKGLDIKEMIEHANKHTFKLIEGYKSEGTSSISNEELLNLDVDVLLPCALERQIVERNVADVKAKFIVEGANGPVSGDAEKILREKGTIVVPDILANSGGVIVSYFEWVQDIQVFFWDLDQINYHLKRLMVGAFNDVWELAQKEKVDMRMAAYMIAIKRVANAIHQRRIFP
- a CDS encoding ATP-binding protein, whose product is MLELSIHVLDIVQNSVAAGATRIEIHVTEDLERDLMTIEIIDNGKAMDSEMLGKVTDPFMTTKQDKEVGLGLALISQAAKETGGGLEVESVPGRGTTVTASFVLSSIDRMPLGDMKSTMLSLVFGAPGIDFTYVHKKGVQTCTFDTRDVRKMTGGQLLSDARTIRLIREILENQIDRIRAK
- a CDS encoding PHP domain-containing protein, translating into MMRLRADLHIHTCLSPCADDLMTPKTIVKRALDRGLGLIAITDHNSTQNVEATIAAAEALPLSVLPGIEITTEEEVHLLGLFDSCQSALAIQEIVYEHLTPGKNDEKLFGYQYVVDKDDYVIEENKRLLIGATNLAVDRVASSIHALGGLCIAAHIQRERFGLLYQLGFIPENLAIDAVEITSDVSLLQVAKRFGCSIDFPVAYDSDAHYPDDIGRMTTTFEVEAPTISELKMALKGISGRRLIS